A genome region from Aliivibrio salmonicida LFI1238 includes the following:
- a CDS encoding IS66-like element ISVsa2 family transposase, with product MTDKIKPLPDTIDELKALVLQLENKYNRLLEQFRLAQHQRFGKSSESDSTQFDLFNETEEEIIIENDDTQTITYTRQKPKRQRLPEDLPRTVIIHDIKDKTCKCCGLEMHAMGKDISEKLEFVPAKVEVIQHVRPKYACRNCEKNNTSVDIKQAPMPASPIPKGIATASLLAQIITAKFQYSLPLYRQETLFQQWGIIIGRRTMADWLIKCSVLFTPLNNELHRILLEQPTLHCDETTVNVLDVEKAKCYMWVYCSGYDSPGSGVLPGIVLYDYQSSRHGYHPVNFLKGYNGYLHTDGYQGYEQTEAILVGCWAHARRRFIEAQRVQVKGKTGSADWVLSKIQKLYRIESLLKEASPEAKYVARQTEARDLLKELRDWLDSAVSRVSPKTKLGEAISYTLNQWDKLVRYIDDGLLSIDNNRAERAVKPFVIGRKNWLFSGSTAGADSSAMLYSIVETAKANGLIPYDYIRYCLDRLCVGSPDIDSLLPWNVKDKV from the coding sequence ATGACTGATAAAATAAAACCACTTCCTGATACCATTGACGAGCTGAAAGCACTTGTGCTTCAGCTTGAAAATAAATATAACCGTCTTCTAGAGCAATTTCGGCTGGCTCAACATCAGCGCTTTGGTAAAAGCAGTGAATCTGACTCGACTCAATTTGATTTATTCAATGAAACAGAAGAAGAAATCATCATTGAAAATGATGACACACAAACGATTACCTACACTCGTCAAAAGCCAAAACGCCAACGCTTACCTGAAGACTTACCGCGTACTGTTATTATCCACGACATAAAAGATAAAACTTGTAAGTGTTGCGGTCTAGAGATGCATGCGATGGGTAAAGACATCAGTGAAAAGTTGGAATTTGTACCAGCTAAAGTGGAAGTTATTCAACATGTTCGTCCTAAATATGCTTGCCGAAATTGTGAAAAAAACAATACTTCAGTAGACATTAAACAAGCCCCAATGCCAGCGTCACCAATCCCTAAAGGGATTGCGACCGCAAGTTTACTTGCTCAAATTATTACGGCTAAATTTCAATACAGTCTTCCACTTTATCGTCAAGAAACGTTATTTCAGCAATGGGGTATCATTATTGGACGGCGAACGATGGCGGATTGGTTAATAAAATGCTCGGTACTATTTACCCCTCTTAATAACGAGTTACATCGTATTTTGCTTGAACAACCCACTCTGCATTGTGATGAAACAACGGTAAATGTGTTGGATGTTGAAAAAGCAAAATGTTATATGTGGGTCTACTGCTCTGGCTATGATTCTCCAGGCTCTGGTGTTTTGCCTGGAATTGTACTTTATGATTATCAATCTAGCAGGCATGGCTACCATCCAGTTAACTTTTTAAAAGGTTATAACGGGTATTTACATACCGATGGTTACCAAGGTTATGAACAAACTGAAGCGATTTTAGTTGGCTGTTGGGCACACGCACGTCGACGATTTATTGAGGCTCAACGTGTTCAAGTAAAAGGGAAAACAGGGAGTGCAGATTGGGTATTGAGTAAAATCCAAAAGCTATACCGGATCGAATCGTTATTAAAAGAGGCTTCCCCTGAAGCCAAGTATGTTGCTAGGCAGACAGAAGCCCGCGATTTACTTAAAGAGCTCCGTGATTGGCTTGATAGCGCAGTTAGTCGAGTATCACCTAAAACAAAATTAGGTGAGGCGATTAGCTATACATTAAATCAATGGGATAAATTAGTTCGTTATATTGATGATGGATTGTTATCTATTGATAACAATCGAGCAGAGCGAGCGGTTAAACCGTTTGTTATCGGCCGGAAAAACTGGTTATTTTCGGGTTCAACGGCTGGTGCAGATTCAAGTGCAATGCTTTACAGCATTGTAGAAACAGCAAAGGCAAACGGATTAATCCCTTACGATTATATTAGGTATTGTCTAGATCGTTTATGTGTTGGATCGCCAGATATCGATTCACTTTTACCTTGGAATGTAAAAGACAAGGTGTAG
- a CDS encoding DUF2987 domain-containing protein → MKKWIGVTTTLLSLLCFTLPAQAEQYRFTYSKLYYQLKVNQKEGHEDVRMALFFNDAQTGKACQITKAWMAKEEHYEEFTIPVNQELPLPLDTNLKSANPLVYIQTEEGKQCDISMEVLANKTFEKKVSAKELSLLTIQMDAMLSDIGGMFSKYFMPKVEGVSFVFNDKVTLPIKASDGTSIATKDGKATIELSAFSDDVTFSLPAVPLKVIPWLVK, encoded by the coding sequence ATGAAAAAATGGATTGGTGTGACAACGACGTTATTGTCGCTGTTGTGTTTTACTCTGCCAGCTCAGGCTGAACAATATCGATTTACTTACAGTAAATTGTATTATCAGTTGAAAGTGAATCAAAAAGAAGGCCACGAAGATGTACGTATGGCTTTATTCTTTAATGATGCTCAAACAGGTAAAGCATGCCAGATCACAAAAGCATGGATGGCAAAAGAAGAGCATTATGAAGAATTCACGATTCCTGTAAATCAAGAATTACCTCTTCCGCTCGACACCAATCTTAAATCGGCGAATCCTTTGGTTTATATTCAAACTGAAGAAGGGAAGCAATGCGATATTTCAATGGAAGTATTAGCAAACAAAACGTTTGAAAAAAAGGTGAGTGCAAAAGAATTGTCTTTATTAACCATTCAAATGGATGCGATGCTTTCTGATATTGGTGGCATGTTTTCTAAATACTTTATGCCAAAGGTTGAAGGTGTTAGTTTTGTTTTTAATGACAAAGTAACGTTACCAATTAAGGCGTCGGACGGAACATCTATTGCGACTAAAGATGGGAAAGCAACAATAGAGTTAAGTGCTTTTTCTGATGATGTTACGTTCAGTTTGCCTGCGGTGCCTCTGAAAGTGATTCCTTGGCTTGTTAAGTAG
- a CDS encoding glucosaminidase domain-containing protein, whose protein sequence is MIKKILISAITLLTVVACTPKEDVPDFKGFKDVKEKKAAFFNFMYPAVMNENIRVAEERVFLERISDKVAKSESLTSAETTRVGELTESYKSDLSDGGMTSEWLSSLLVKVDLIPAPLVLSQGANESAWGTSRFAREASNYFGQWCYSKGCGLVPNQRNEGAAHEVAKFDSSQAAVHAYFMNVNRNNAYKELRVIRLELHKSTEPLTDEQQATVLAKGLIRYSERGEAYVEEIQTMIRHNSQYWR, encoded by the coding sequence ATGATTAAAAAAATTCTAATTTCGGCGATTACACTATTAACGGTTGTTGCCTGTACACCCAAAGAAGATGTGCCTGATTTTAAGGGATTCAAGGATGTGAAAGAAAAAAAAGCAGCCTTCTTTAATTTTATGTATCCCGCGGTAATGAATGAAAATATACGTGTTGCTGAAGAGCGTGTATTTTTGGAGCGAATTTCGGATAAAGTCGCTAAATCAGAATCGTTAACGTCGGCGGAAACGACGAGAGTTGGAGAGTTGACTGAATCTTATAAAAGTGATCTTTCTGATGGAGGTATGACTTCTGAATGGCTTTCTTCTCTATTGGTTAAGGTTGATTTGATCCCTGCGCCGTTAGTATTAAGCCAAGGTGCTAATGAATCAGCATGGGGAACCTCCCGTTTTGCTCGTGAAGCAAGCAATTACTTTGGTCAATGGTGTTACAGTAAAGGCTGTGGCTTAGTACCGAATCAACGTAATGAAGGTGCTGCACATGAAGTCGCTAAATTCGATTCATCTCAGGCTGCAGTACATGCTTATTTTATGAATGTAAATCGCAATAACGCGTATAAAGAATTACGTGTTATTCGTCTTGAATTGCATAAGTCAACCGAACCGCTCACTGATGAGCAACAAGCGACAGTATTAGCAAAAGGATTAATTCGTTATTCTGAGCGCGGTGAAGCGTATGTCGAAGAAATCCAAACGATGATTCGCCATAATAGTCAATATTGGAGATAA
- a CDS encoding DUF2189 domain-containing protein → MNEQPKEKTFVLGGSIEKALSGEVELSPVSVIQEAWKNTIKHFFTFSPAILLLTFSYMAIFFLALQIQLGDPAVLFKAILGEVELTSKISYAAFVAGLSAQVIVSPLTAGASLMGMSHAAGIKCPTQYIFKGIASAGMVALVTILSEVFQGMVNLYLPLVALYLSMAFGFAILLVCEKKVMPLKALLLSFRATNKKLGSMLLIHVVIMLALVFGIALYGVGLIVVMPFIFNIKGILYRNMFGITLKVMVKKDDEGNGPDHQVQNNIFNA, encoded by the coding sequence ATGAATGAACAACCGAAAGAAAAAACGTTTGTCCTTGGTGGTAGCATCGAAAAAGCCTTATCAGGCGAAGTTGAATTAAGCCCTGTTAGTGTTATCCAAGAAGCTTGGAAAAATACGATTAAACATTTTTTTACTTTTTCTCCAGCAATTCTTTTGCTGACGTTTTCTTACATGGCAATTTTCTTTTTAGCTTTGCAAATTCAGTTAGGTGATCCTGCTGTTTTGTTTAAGGCTATTTTAGGAGAAGTCGAATTAACATCTAAAATATCTTATGCCGCTTTTGTTGCAGGTTTAAGTGCTCAAGTTATTGTTTCTCCATTAACCGCTGGCGCCAGTTTGATGGGGATGAGTCATGCCGCGGGAATAAAGTGTCCTACGCAATATATATTTAAAGGTATTGCTTCTGCTGGAATGGTTGCACTTGTCACTATTTTATCTGAAGTATTCCAAGGAATGGTTAATCTTTACCTTCCGTTAGTGGCTTTGTACTTATCGATGGCATTTGGCTTTGCTATTTTACTTGTCTGTGAAAAGAAAGTGATGCCACTAAAAGCGTTGCTGCTTTCTTTTAGAGCAACAAATAAGAAACTCGGCTCAATGCTGCTTATTCATGTTGTTATTATGCTGGCTCTTGTTTTTGGTATTGCGTTGTATGGTGTTGGTTTAATTGTTGTGATGCCGTTTATCTTCAATATTAAAGGCATTCTTTATCGTAATATGTTTGGTATTACGTTAAAAGTGATGGTTAAAAAAGACGATGAGGGCAACGGCCCAGATCACCAAGTTCAAAATAATATTTTTAACGCGTGA
- the potA gene encoding spermidine/putrescine ABC transporter ATP-binding protein PotA codes for MNVTLQSEKNAVIKLTGISKSFDGKEVISKFDLDVNHGEFLTILGPSGCGKTTVLRMIAGFETADAGTILLDSKDVTSIPAEQRHVNTVFQSYALFPHMTVFDNVAFGLRMQNVPNKDIESRVMEALQMVRLAQMANRKPHQLSGGQQQRIAIARAVVNKPKVLLLDESLSALDYKLRKQMQIELKQLQRQLGITFIFVTHDQEEALSMSDRIIVMRDGVIEQDGTPREIYEEPKNLFVARFIGEINVFAATVLERLDDKRIRAEIEDTSAVVYCDLDVNPGDKVKVLLRPEDLRLEEIKESDTKGITGYVRERTYKGMTLDSVLELDSGMRVMISEFFNEDDPDVDHSLGQKVAITWVESWEVVLADEQEV; via the coding sequence TTGAACGTTACACTACAATCCGAAAAAAATGCGGTTATTAAATTAACGGGCATTTCAAAAAGCTTTGATGGAAAAGAAGTTATATCTAAATTTGATTTAGACGTAAATCACGGTGAATTTTTAACGATTCTAGGCCCATCAGGTTGTGGTAAAACCACAGTGTTACGCATGATTGCAGGTTTTGAAACCGCAGATGCAGGAACAATTTTACTGGATTCGAAAGATGTAACGTCTATCCCCGCAGAACAGAGGCATGTGAATACTGTATTCCAAAGCTACGCCCTATTCCCACACATGACGGTATTTGACAACGTTGCGTTTGGTTTACGTATGCAAAATGTGCCAAACAAAGACATCGAATCACGCGTAATGGAAGCATTACAAATGGTGCGTCTAGCACAAATGGCAAATCGTAAACCGCACCAGTTATCAGGTGGTCAACAACAACGTATCGCGATTGCACGTGCTGTTGTGAATAAGCCAAAGGTTCTATTGTTAGATGAATCTTTATCTGCCCTTGATTACAAATTGCGTAAGCAAATGCAGATTGAGCTAAAACAACTACAACGTCAATTGGGTATTACTTTTATTTTTGTAACTCACGATCAAGAAGAAGCCCTTTCTATGTCAGATCGCATCATTGTTATGCGTGACGGTGTTATCGAACAGGACGGCACTCCTCGTGAAATTTACGAAGAACCTAAGAACTTATTCGTTGCTCGCTTCATCGGTGAAATCAATGTGTTCGCCGCTACGGTGCTAGAACGCCTAGATGACAAGCGAATCAGAGCCGAAATCGAAGACACGTCAGCAGTCGTTTATTGTGATCTGGATGTCAACCCAGGCGATAAAGTAAAAGTGCTACTGCGCCCTGAAGATTTGCGACTGGAAGAAATTAAAGAATCAGACACCAAAGGCATCACCGGTTACGTTCGTGAACGTACCTACAAAGGGATGACATTGGACTCTGTTCTTGAATTAGATTCAGGCATGCGTGTCATGATCAGTGAATTCTTTAATGAAGATGACCCAGATGTTGATCACTCTTTAGGTCAAAAAGTAGCAATTACTTGGGTTGAAAGTTGGGAAGTGGTGCTCGCAGATGAACAAGAAGTTTAA
- the potB gene encoding spermidine/putrescine ABC transporter permease PotB, with protein MNKKFNLQNIIITVIVTWLLLFVFIPNVMIIGTSFLTRDEANLIEMTFTLDNYLRLFDPLYAKVLWHSFYMAIVATLLCLVVGYPFAYIVAKMPEKWRPFMLFLIIVPFWTNSLIRTYGLKIVLGTQGILNKGLLAMDIIDKPLRIMYSETAVMIGLVYILLPFMILPLYSAIEKLDNTYLEAAKDLGANKLQTLLKIVLPLTMPGIIGGCLLVLLPALGMFYISDLLGGAKNLLIGNVIKSQVLNARDWPFGAATSIALTLAMALMLYAYYRAGKLLNKKADLD; from the coding sequence ATGAACAAGAAGTTTAATCTCCAAAATATCATCATCACCGTTATTGTAACGTGGTTACTGTTGTTCGTGTTCATTCCTAATGTAATGATCATAGGCACAAGTTTCCTTACTCGTGATGAAGCAAATTTAATCGAAATGACGTTTACACTAGATAACTATCTTCGTCTTTTTGATCCTTTGTACGCAAAAGTACTGTGGCATTCATTTTATATGGCCATTGTTGCAACACTACTGTGTTTAGTTGTGGGTTACCCATTTGCTTACATTGTTGCAAAAATGCCAGAAAAATGGCGCCCATTTATGCTGTTTTTAATCATTGTTCCTTTTTGGACTAACTCACTGATCCGTACTTACGGACTTAAAATTGTGTTAGGAACTCAAGGTATTTTGAATAAAGGGTTACTTGCGATGGATATCATTGATAAACCATTACGCATTATGTATTCAGAAACAGCGGTAATGATAGGTTTAGTCTATATCCTATTACCATTTATGATTTTGCCTTTGTACTCTGCAATTGAAAAGCTAGATAATACCTATTTAGAAGCAGCAAAAGATCTTGGCGCAAATAAGCTACAAACACTATTAAAAATAGTTCTGCCATTAACCATGCCAGGGATCATTGGTGGTTGCTTATTAGTTCTACTCCCCGCTCTTGGTATGTTCTATATTTCTGATTTATTAGGCGGCGCGAAAAACCTATTAATCGGTAATGTTATTAAAAGCCAAGTATTAAACGCTCGAGATTGGCCATTTGGTGCAGCGACCAGTATTGCCCTCACCTTGGCAATGGCATTAATGCTGTATGCTTATTATCGAGCTGGCAAGTTATTAAATAAAAAGGCGGATCTAGACTGA